Sequence from the Methanosarcina siciliae T4/M genome:
TCCATGTCCCGTAGCTTTTGTCGAAATAAATCGTTTTGTGGTTCTTTTTCTCCCAATATATTAGCTGGAAATAGAAAGACCATATTCCGACCACGAGACCTCCCACAAATGAAAACATCGCTTGCAGATCAAGTCCCTGGTTTTCGATATAAAAATTATATATCAAAATGAAAAGTACAGCTGCAAGTATGTAATACAATTTTTTATCTGAATAGTCGATTACCGGATGTTTTACGAGAGCGTCATATCTCTGCATTTGTTTCTTCCAGTCAAATATAACGAAAAACAGGGCAATGAAAAATCCGGAAAGTAAAAGGATTAGATTTGCACTCAGAGTTAGATTTATACCCAACTGATCGATTACCAGAAAATATGTAAGTGAAAGAAAAGCGTTAATCAGGAGAGTATAAGTACTTGTTTTCCGGAGCCATCCCGGATTTTTCAGATCTTCATTTTCTCCCCTTGCTCTATCTGGGAGCTCAGAAGCAAAATTTTCAAGGTTAGAATGCTGTCTGGCTTCAGATGCTCTGGCATTCGGACACCAGCCCATAAACTTCTTGATCTGGTCAAAAACAAGGATCTTAGCAGGCATTTACTTTCTCTCCCGAATAATGTATGATTTCTTCCATCCGTAGCCTTTGTCGATATAAATTATTTTATGATTTTTCCTCTCCCAGTAAAGTATCTGAAAATATTCAAGCCACATGCTGACCAAGAAACCCCCACCGAATGAAATCATTGCTTGAACGGCAAGTTCCCCAGCATTAGCATAAAGGCAAGACATTACAAAATAAACTGCAAATATGGTTGCGAGTAGACTTATTTTTCTTTTATTTGAACAGTCAGTAACTGGTTTTTTTATCAATTCGTCATATTTTTGCATTTGATTCTTCCAGTAAAGTACTGTAACTGACAGGGAAATAAAAGACCCGGCAAGTAAAAAGGTCAGTTTTATCCCCGTTTGATAAAATACTAGGAGGTAGATAATAGTGAAAAAAGTGTAAATGAGAAGGGGTCGCGTACTTGCTTTCCGGAACCATCCCAAATTTTTCGGATCTCCGTTTTCTTTCCCTGCTCTTTCAGGAATATCAGAAGCAAAATTTTCAAGGTTAGACTGCTGTCTGGCTTCAGATGCTCTGACATTCGGGCACCATCCCATCAATTTTTTGATCTGCTCAAAAGCGACGAGTTTCACGGGCATTTCTCATTTCTCCCTGATCAAATACGAGGTTTTCCACTTCCCGCATCTCCTGTTGATGTAGATTTTTTTATGGTTTTCACTTTCCCAGTATAGTATCTGGAAATAACTCAACCACATTGATGCAACAGCTCCTGCTCCAACGGAAAATGTCAATTGCATGTTAAGAACACGGTTCGTATACGAGAGAAAGACTATGAGGGAAATTATGGCGGTAAAAATCCAGGTAAGTTTTTGTTTATCGGAATTATCAACCACGGGATTTTTCTCAAGGGTATCATACCTCCGCATCTGTCTCTTCCAATCATAGATGCTGATTGTAAGGCAAACGATCAGTCCGGCAAGGAATGCTCCTGTATTTACTCCAATCCTGGCCAGAAGCAAACCATAAGCAAAGGTAAATCCCGTGTCTATCAAAAGGACATAAGTGCAAAGCCTGGAAAATTTGCTCAAAGGTGTAGGGAGGACTCGGGATTTCTCATTTCCTGACTGGCTGTATACTCCAAAATTTTCATGAGCAATTTGGTATTCAGTCCCGGGCTTTTTTGCATTCGGGCACCATCCCATCAGTTTTTTTATGTATCTGGATTCCCGGCTTATGGTTCTCCCCCCCTTTCTCCAAGGACATACAGTTTTTGCTGTCCCTTCTCTCTTTTCATATACATTTTTACATGGTTTTTCCTCTCCCAGTAAATTAGCTGGAAATAGAAGCCCCACATCAGAATCATAGTTCCTGAAAAGAAAGAATACAGTATCTGATCGTTAAAAAGATAAGCTGCATGAGACGAGATATAAGGTAAGAAAGCTATGAGTAAACCCAAACTTAAAAATGGGAATAAGAAAACATAGAAGAATATTTTTCTGAAGGAAGGAGAAATAACAGTTTTTTCTTTTGCAGCGTCGTATTGATACATCTGCTTTTTCCAGCCGAGCAAATAGATCGGTAAAGAAAGTAAAAGGCCAAGAAGGAAAGCTTCTGTGTTTATACCTTTTTGAAATAGGTTTATATAAACAGGAGCAAAGAACATTGGTAGCAGGAGGAGCTGGGTATAAAGCCTGGAATGGGGGCCTGAAACCTCCGGACTTCTTGCTTTTTCTTCTCCCGATCGACCATATGCTTCAAAATCAGCAGAGCTGATTCGGGGTCCGGTTTCAAGTTTTTTTGCATAGGGGCACCAGCCCATGATTTTTTTGATATATTTCAAAGTCATGGTCGTTAC
This genomic interval carries:
- a CDS encoding DUF1673 domain-containing protein; the protein is MTLKYIKKIMGWCPYAKKLETGPRISSADFEAYGRSGEEKARSPEVSGPHSRLYTQLLLLPMFFAPVYINLFQKGINTEAFLLGLLLSLPIYLLGWKKQMYQYDAAKEKTVISPSFRKIFFYVFLFPFLSLGLLIAFLPYISSHAAYLFNDQILYSFFSGTMILMWGFYFQLIYWERKNHVKMYMKREKGQQKLYVLGERGGEP
- a CDS encoding DUF1673 domain-containing protein; the encoded protein is MGEEKPCKNVYEKREGTAKTVCPWRKGGRTISRESRYIKKLMGWCPNAKKPGTEYQIAHENFGVYSQSGNEKSRVLPTPLSKFSRLCTYVLLIDTGFTFAYGLLLARIGVNTGAFLAGLIVCLTISIYDWKRQMRRYDTLEKNPVVDNSDKQKLTWIFTAIISLIVFLSYTNRVLNMQLTFSVGAGAVASMWLSYFQILYWESENHKKIYINRRCGKWKTSYLIREK
- a CDS encoding DUF1673 domain-containing protein; its protein translation is MPVKLVAFEQIKKLMGWCPNVRASEARQQSNLENFASDIPERAGKENGDPKNLGWFRKASTRPLLIYTFFTIIYLLVFYQTGIKLTFLLAGSFISLSVTVLYWKNQMQKYDELIKKPVTDCSNKRKISLLATIFAVYFVMSCLYANAGELAVQAMISFGGGFLVSMWLEYFQILYWERKNHKIIYIDKGYGWKKSYIIRERK
- a CDS encoding DUF1673 domain-containing protein, giving the protein MPAKILVFDQIKKFMGWCPNARASEARQHSNLENFASELPDRARGENEDLKNPGWLRKTSTYTLLINAFLSLTYFLVIDQLGINLTLSANLILLLSGFFIALFFVIFDWKKQMQRYDALVKHPVIDYSDKKLYYILAAVLFILIYNFYIENQGLDLQAMFSFVGGLVVGIWSFYFQLIYWEKKNHKTIYFDKSYGTWKKSYIIRERK